One part of the Cytophagia bacterium CHB2 genome encodes these proteins:
- a CDS encoding RluA family pseudouridine synthase → MFLTTTNNDKGIFSSTKTTLVGESIMPNHRDLHYFDRDRQQKWRIAILHEDETLLVLNKPAGLPVIPERWHPEWPCLRSIAEERLGLPLFVVHRIDAGTSGLILFAKTEASHRDLNQQFEHHHVEKIYHALVSGEVVEDALTMQQPLAEHPHRPGMMVVSRDGKPAVTLMRVLERFRGATLVEAQPQTGRQHQIRVHLQALGHPLLVDSLYGNAEAFFLSSIKPGFYRKPEEPEQPLIKRLTLHACALQFHHPLSHAPTGFTAPAPKDFQAVLKNLRKYAHRK, encoded by the coding sequence ATCTTTCTCACGACGACGAACAACGATAAAGGCATCTTCTCCTCAACTAAAACAACGCTTGTTGGCGAATCCATAATGCCGAACCATCGTGACCTGCATTATTTCGATCGTGACCGGCAGCAAAAATGGCGCATTGCGATCTTGCATGAAGATGAAACCCTGCTTGTGCTCAACAAGCCCGCCGGGTTGCCGGTGATTCCCGAGCGCTGGCACCCGGAGTGGCCGTGCCTGCGCAGCATTGCCGAGGAAAGACTGGGCTTGCCTCTCTTCGTCGTGCATCGCATTGACGCCGGCACCAGCGGACTCATTCTGTTTGCAAAAACTGAAGCCAGTCATCGCGATCTCAACCAGCAATTCGAACACCATCATGTCGAAAAAATTTATCATGCGCTGGTCAGCGGCGAAGTGGTTGAAGATGCGCTCACCATGCAACAACCGCTGGCAGAGCATCCGCACCGGCCGGGCATGATGGTCGTGTCGCGCGACGGCAAGCCCGCCGTCACGCTGATGCGCGTGCTGGAACGATTTCGCGGGGCCACGTTAGTTGAGGCGCAGCCGCAAACCGGGCGGCAACACCAGATTCGCGTGCACTTGCAGGCGCTCGGTCACCCGCTGCTGGTTGATTCGCTGTACGGCAATGCCGAGGCTTTTTTTCTGTCATCGATCAAACCGGGCTTTTATCGCAAACCCGAGGAGCCAGAACAGCCCCTAATCAAACGCTTGACATTGCACGCGTGCGCGTTGCAGTTTCATCATCCCCTCTCCCACGCCCCCACCGGCTTCACCGCGCCGGCGCCAAAAGATTTTCAAGCGGTATTGAAAAATCTGCGCAAGTATGCGCATCGGAAATGA
- a CDS encoding FHA domain-containing protein produces MTPDFAVQPDGVFVLDQLVRLPEILDLLIVGGGPAGTAIAFRAKELGIAALVVDFDDLMKRIRDYPKDKLILPDYGGGDQMKFPKGGELTQALHFGPMDKDDMCRLWKSYYCKFNIPAQIGVELTGMQRRSDGIWQVKAYNYNTKAEQTYFAKHVAITIGRGVPRRFDIPGNTEGIAYRLTDAALYVGEPVCVLGGGTSAAEAVIAISHAKAKANDESAVYWSYRSDKLPKVSKALADVFFEAYVSNGNIRQFPYSEPVAVVTAEDRKDYLSVRTDRRRIPGRPNETVHLEFNKEFCVACIGEDIPETLLNTLGIYMTTGGPNGKKRFVVNPLLETQQPNVYLLGDILSPAYFETDDFNADPAGFREIKRRGNIKAALRDGVLVAEAIAQKLAGKTDIRVELDFAEQPEPAPRLKNATVIVESEGPPAASLAAARAVDDNTAYLIRILPGNVEAEEFPLKREGITSIGRNSCDLTFTDDLLLSEKHASLLHDPAEGGYFLRDDGSVNGVFLRLKEARPLEISAGSLVRAGKQFLLFGMEKGAPLFVHFDQNGKQLERYQIPERTIVLGREAPDITLDAKDMTLSRRHLAVSIKAGKVSVKDLGSANGTFLKVKSAVRLEEGDQFRAGQQLFKLRLKQEPERRTVLFNTKSGLAAPATPVKKQPQKPVSAPAANKPEPSRSPAAGIKKPEGMVVVFKNVNKTIPFKAGQSICELAEKNGIKIKADCHIGSCGIDPIRILSGMENMNAIGDEEQGTLEDINKLKPGEYRLACLAKPKGPVVVEILEK; encoded by the coding sequence ATGACACCCGATTTCGCAGTACAGCCGGACGGCGTGTTCGTGCTCGATCAGCTGGTACGCCTGCCGGAGATTCTTGATTTACTCATTGTCGGCGGCGGGCCCGCAGGCACGGCGATCGCGTTTCGCGCAAAAGAACTTGGTATTGCAGCGTTGGTGGTCGACTTCGATGATTTGATGAAACGCATTCGCGATTACCCGAAGGACAAGCTCATTCTGCCCGATTATGGCGGCGGCGATCAAATGAAGTTTCCCAAGGGCGGTGAGTTGACGCAAGCCTTGCATTTCGGCCCGATGGATAAAGATGACATGTGCCGGTTGTGGAAGAGTTATTACTGCAAGTTCAACATCCCGGCGCAAATCGGCGTTGAGTTAACCGGCATGCAGCGCCGCAGCGACGGGATTTGGCAGGTCAAAGCTTATAACTATAACACCAAAGCCGAGCAAACGTATTTCGCCAAACACGTTGCCATCACCATTGGCCGCGGCGTGCCGCGCCGCTTTGACATTCCCGGCAACACGGAGGGGATTGCGTATCGTTTGACGGATGCCGCGCTGTATGTCGGCGAACCGGTGTGCGTGCTGGGCGGCGGCACCTCGGCTGCCGAAGCCGTCATTGCGATTTCGCATGCGAAAGCAAAGGCCAACGACGAAAGCGCGGTGTATTGGTCTTATCGCAGCGACAAATTGCCCAAAGTTTCAAAAGCCCTGGCGGATGTTTTTTTCGAGGCCTATGTCAGCAACGGCAATATCCGCCAATTTCCCTACAGCGAGCCGGTGGCCGTGGTCACAGCGGAAGATCGCAAAGACTATCTCTCGGTGCGCACGGATCGCCGCCGCATTCCGGGCCGGCCCAATGAAACCGTGCATCTCGAATTCAACAAAGAGTTTTGCGTTGCCTGCATTGGCGAGGATATCCCCGAAACGTTGTTGAACACGCTGGGCATTTATATGACGACCGGCGGGCCGAACGGCAAAAAACGTTTCGTGGTTAATCCGTTGCTTGAAACCCAGCAGCCGAATGTTTATCTGCTCGGCGATATTTTAAGCCCGGCCTATTTCGAGACGGATGATTTCAATGCCGATCCTGCCGGATTCCGCGAAATCAAACGCCGCGGCAACATCAAAGCCGCGTTGCGCGATGGCGTACTGGTGGCTGAGGCGATCGCACAAAAACTTGCCGGCAAAACCGATATTCGTGTTGAACTTGATTTTGCCGAACAACCCGAACCAGCGCCACGACTCAAGAATGCCACCGTTATAGTTGAAAGTGAAGGCCCGCCCGCTGCAAGTCTCGCTGCGGCGCGCGCGGTTGACGACAACACGGCCTACCTCATTCGCATTTTGCCGGGCAATGTCGAAGCCGAGGAGTTTCCGCTCAAACGCGAAGGCATTACCAGCATTGGTCGCAACAGTTGCGATTTAACGTTCACCGACGATTTGCTGCTCTCTGAAAAGCATGCTTCACTCTTGCACGATCCGGCGGAAGGCGGATATTTTTTGCGCGATGACGGCAGTGTGAACGGCGTTTTTTTGAGATTGAAAGAAGCGCGGCCACTCGAAATTTCTGCCGGCAGCCTGGTGCGGGCGGGGAAGCAATTTTTGTTGTTCGGTATGGAAAAAGGCGCGCCGCTGTTTGTGCATTTTGATCAAAATGGCAAACAACTCGAGCGCTATCAAATTCCCGAGCGCACCATTGTTCTGGGCCGGGAAGCGCCGGACATCACGCTCGACGCCAAAGACATGACGCTCTCGCGCCGGCACCTGGCCGTCAGCATCAAAGCGGGTAAGGTTTCGGTCAAAGATTTGGGCAGCGCCAACGGCACTTTCCTCAAAGTGAAAAGCGCGGTGCGCCTGGAAGAGGGCGATCAATTTCGCGCCGGACAGCAACTCTTCAAGTTACGCTTGAAGCAGGAGCCGGAGCGCCGCACCGTGTTGTTCAACACCAAGTCCGGGCTTGCTGCGCCTGCAACGCCAGTCAAAAAACAACCGCAGAAGCCGGTGAGCGCGCCGGCAGCGAATAAACCAGAGCCTTCTCGCTCGCCCGCGGCGGGAATTAAAAAGCCGGAAGGCATGGTCGTGGTATTCAAGAATGTCAACAAAACGATCCCCTTCAAAGCAGGGCAATCGATTTGTGAACTGGCGGAAAAGAACGGCATCAAAATAAAGGCCGATTGCCACATCGGGAGTTGCGGTATTGACCCGATTCGCATTTTGTCCGGCATGGAAAACATGAACGCCATCGGCGACGAAGAACAAGGCACACTCGAAGATATCAATAAACTCAAGCCGGGCGAATATCGCCTGGCCTGCCTGGCCAAACCTAAGGGGCCGGTCGTAGTAGAAATTTTGGAAAAATAA
- a CDS encoding DUF1343 domain-containing protein, translating into MNASTLVFCAFTFFYLATGTLFSQDKELTQTGLEQVVAGDFREFRGKKIGLITNQTGVDRKGRHVADLFKQAANVNLVALFGPEHGIRGSAEAGASVGHQVDSATGLPVYSLYGATRKPTREMLQGIDALVFDIQDVGARFYTYISTMALALEAAAETNIEMYVLDRPNPLGDRVAGPVLDPKHRSFVGIHPIALQHGMTTGELARMFLGERWIYSDDTTKSVNRSWSKLHVIPVTGWRRQVLAASDINWIPPSPNIPTLATTLVYPGVCLLEATNVSEGRGTHEPFLMFGAPWIDSDALAKHLQAEAEGIALTPISFTPVDLPGMAMNPKYEGEKCHGLKLRVTDSAKFAPVKFGVALLVALQQLYPNEFKMRPEGMARLSGVAWVYDMITANESSAAVWKRIEQDAKKFRKQRQPYLLYK; encoded by the coding sequence ATGAATGCTTCGACATTGGTTTTTTGCGCGTTTACTTTTTTCTATCTTGCCACCGGCACACTTTTCTCTCAAGACAAAGAACTAACACAAACGGGACTCGAGCAAGTTGTGGCCGGCGATTTCCGGGAATTTCGCGGGAAAAAAATTGGGTTGATCACAAATCAAACCGGCGTCGATCGCAAAGGCCGCCATGTTGCCGATCTCTTCAAGCAAGCAGCGAACGTGAACCTAGTTGCCCTGTTCGGCCCGGAACATGGCATTCGCGGTTCGGCCGAAGCCGGCGCGAGTGTTGGTCATCAAGTTGATTCGGCCACCGGCTTGCCGGTTTACAGCCTTTATGGCGCGACGCGCAAGCCCACGCGCGAGATGTTGCAGGGCATTGATGCGCTGGTGTTTGACATTCAAGATGTGGGCGCGCGTTTCTATACCTATATCAGCACCATGGCGCTTGCGCTCGAAGCGGCTGCTGAAACAAATATTGAAATGTATGTTTTGGATCGCCCCAATCCGCTGGGTGATCGCGTTGCCGGTCCGGTACTCGACCCGAAACATCGTTCATTCGTCGGCATTCATCCCATTGCATTGCAACATGGCATGACCACCGGTGAGCTGGCGCGCATGTTTTTAGGCGAGAGATGGATTTATTCAGACGACACCACAAAGTCCGTGAACCGTTCCTGGTCAAAATTGCATGTCATTCCCGTCACAGGCTGGCGGCGTCAGGTCTTGGCCGCGTCGGATATAAATTGGATCCCGCCCTCGCCAAATATACCCACGCTCGCGACGACGCTCGTTTATCCCGGCGTTTGTTTGTTGGAGGCGACGAATGTTTCCGAAGGTCGAGGCACACACGAACCGTTCTTGATGTTCGGCGCGCCCTGGATTGATTCTGATGCTCTTGCAAAACACTTGCAAGCGGAGGCCGAGGGCATTGCACTCACGCCGATTTCGTTTACGCCTGTTGATTTGCCCGGCATGGCGATGAATCCAAAATACGAAGGCGAGAAATGCCATGGCCTGAAATTGCGCGTAACGGATTCTGCGAAATTTGCTCCGGTCAAATTTGGTGTTGCGTTGCTGGTTGCTCTCCAACAACTTTATCCCAACGAGTTCAAAATGCGCCCGGAAGGCATGGCGCGTTTGAGCGGCGTCGCTTGGGTTTATGACATGATTACGGCGAATGAATCGAGCGCGGCGGTTTGGAAACGTATTGAGCAGGATGCGAAAAAATTTCGAAAGCAGCGGCAGCCGTATTTGCTTTACAAATAG
- a CDS encoding Stp1/IreP family PP2C-type Ser/Thr phosphatase: MEQGLSITFSSASDRGLKREDNQDSCGKFPQDDSSLQTPRGQLFVVADGMGGHAGGRHASQLAVQALGEAYFAATPEDIRQCLQQAVAVANQRIYEASTTSYEFYGMGTTCTALVLQGEAAHIAHVGDSRAYRITSDNIEQLTQDHSKVAEMQRLGIITEEEAKRHPEKSHLYRALGIYTDLEADIITGLAIKPGDHFLLCTDGLAKIGAQELKKIILSHSPAKACKKLIALANARGGDDNATVQIVRVRKTGTSKRNFFSLFTRLRR, translated from the coding sequence ATGGAACAGGGGTTGAGCATTACCTTCAGCAGTGCGTCTGATCGCGGCTTAAAGCGCGAGGACAATCAAGACAGTTGCGGAAAATTCCCGCAGGATGATTCGTCATTGCAAACGCCGAGGGGCCAGCTTTTTGTGGTCGCCGACGGCATGGGCGGCCATGCCGGCGGCCGCCATGCCAGCCAGCTCGCCGTGCAGGCGCTCGGCGAGGCATACTTTGCGGCAACGCCCGAAGACATTCGCCAGTGCTTGCAGCAGGCAGTTGCCGTCGCCAATCAGCGCATTTACGAAGCTTCGACCACGAGTTACGAATTCTACGGCATGGGTACGACGTGTACCGCGCTGGTTTTGCAGGGCGAGGCCGCGCACATCGCGCATGTGGGCGACAGCCGGGCATATCGCATTACCTCCGATAACATCGAACAACTCACGCAGGATCATTCCAAAGTAGCTGAGATGCAACGGCTGGGCATCATCACCGAAGAGGAAGCCAAACGCCATCCGGAAAAATCGCATCTCTATCGCGCACTCGGCATTTATACCGACCTCGAAGCGGATATCATCACCGGCCTGGCGATCAAACCCGGCGATCATTTTTTGTTGTGCACCGACGGTCTCGCTAAAATTGGCGCACAGGAACTCAAAAAAATCATTCTCTCGCATTCGCCTGCAAAGGCGTGCAAAAAGCTCATCGCCCTTGCCAACGCCCGCGGCGGCGACGATAATGCAACGGTGCAAATCGTGCGCGTGCGCAAGACAGGCACATCAAAACGAAATTTCTTTTCTTTGTTTACAAGACTGCGGCGCTGA
- a CDS encoding HAD family hydrolase, with protein sequence MMCILASWRRTKITILEENLMSTTQNIQAVIFDVGQTIFSPDYIFLQDMLASFGVQTTLDDLGKGAALGREKFFRNANGEQWKDYFVFWLRYVGAQTQDLETMLKLIHERHHREYLWNYLEPTARQTFTDLKQLGLRLGIVSNADGKVAGLMQQHHLDHFFDCIIDSHVVGVEKPSPAIFALALNQLQVPAASCYYVGDNYDNDVVGARNAGITPILIDPFEVVPENDVVRIKTLAEVVGLVKKSHAS encoded by the coding sequence ATGATGTGCATCCTTGCCTCGTGGCGCAGAACAAAAATCACAATACTTGAGGAAAATTTAATGTCGACCACACAAAACATTCAGGCCGTTATCTTCGACGTCGGTCAAACCATTTTTTCGCCGGATTACATTTTCTTGCAAGACATGCTTGCCAGTTTTGGCGTGCAAACCACGCTGGATGATTTGGGCAAAGGCGCTGCGTTGGGTCGGGAAAAATTTTTCCGCAACGCCAACGGTGAACAGTGGAAGGATTATTTTGTATTTTGGCTGCGCTATGTGGGCGCGCAGACGCAGGATCTGGAAACCATGCTCAAACTCATTCATGAACGCCATCACCGCGAGTATTTGTGGAACTATCTTGAGCCGACCGCGCGGCAGACGTTTACTGATTTAAAGCAACTCGGATTGCGCCTCGGCATCGTTTCCAACGCTGATGGCAAAGTTGCCGGCTTGATGCAGCAGCATCACCTCGATCATTTTTTTGATTGCATTATCGACTCGCATGTCGTCGGCGTGGAGAAACCCTCTCCGGCGATCTTTGCCTTGGCGCTGAACCAGTTGCAGGTGCCGGCGGCAAGTTGCTATTACGTGGGAGACAATTACGATAATGATGTGGTGGGCGCGCGTAATGCCGGCATAACGCCGATTTTAATTGATCCGTTTGAGGTCGTACCCGAGAATGACGTGGTGAGAATTAAGACGCTGGCGGAGGTGGTTGGCTTGGTGAAAAAGTCTCACGCGAGTTAA
- a CDS encoding tetratricopeptide repeat protein: MPSTKKKASPLPQKQKDAPARPRNLRIFYFLLFALPLVFLLLLEGVLRLLTDDPITPLVVRREERGKLFYQLNARVGERFFLGGVAAVPEVYPQRFAYTKPSNGLRVFCLGGSTMASFPYELHARVSSLLQDRLQLMYPDKTVEVINAGMAAINSYAVVEFARELAQYEPDLFVMYLGHNEFYGALGVGSTQSLGQSRGLVRLYLRLQKFRTFMLLRRLIMAVRQSLQTNTSAPAGQQTLMEGMAAEKTIPFESEMYRRGLAQFRDNLAEILAIAQQQRVPIIVGTLVSNMRDMAPFASEAAPDLPVEQKRQWQKLFEQAWQLQRQQNYAEAKRLFRVAAALDSASALLHFRLGQTHAALGEIDPARISYETARDLDLLRFRAPGEFNKIIREICSTFSAPVVEMEEAFARQSPHGLIGHELISEHLHPNFDGYFLMAKTFAQAIRQHQQLVPGLQAVEGECDDQFLRDYSAVTLFDLQIGNRKIERLTKRWPFRREQFTVPPDSLQAPAVVRQLVEEYQANRIAWNAAHFQLAEEYQRQGKGEEALREYRAVMKVVPENDAAYTRMADLLLQQNRFAAADSLLQIAMKWNEQSPFVRAKLGLVNFMQHRFAAAAEHFQTALNLNNLRQAMSANDLAAANYYLALCRVQLGQLEFAQAHLAEVLRNQPQHDEAKRLLMMLQKGIEVKLEF; this comes from the coding sequence GTGCCCTCAACCAAGAAAAAAGCCTCCCCGCTTCCGCAAAAGCAAAAAGACGCGCCAGCTCGCCCGCGCAATCTCCGGATATTTTATTTTTTATTGTTCGCGCTGCCGCTCGTTTTTTTGTTGCTGTTGGAGGGCGTTTTGCGCCTCCTCACGGATGATCCGATTACCCCGCTCGTCGTGCGCCGGGAAGAGCGGGGCAAGCTCTTTTATCAGCTCAATGCGCGCGTCGGCGAGCGTTTTTTCCTCGGCGGCGTGGCTGCCGTCCCGGAAGTTTATCCGCAGCGCTTTGCCTACACGAAACCAAGCAATGGCCTGCGCGTGTTTTGCCTGGGCGGCTCGACCATGGCCTCGTTTCCTTATGAATTGCATGCGCGCGTATCAAGCCTGCTGCAAGATCGTTTGCAGCTTATGTATCCCGACAAAACTGTCGAGGTAATCAACGCCGGCATGGCCGCGATCAACAGTTATGCCGTGGTCGAATTCGCGCGCGAATTGGCGCAGTATGAGCCGGATCTGTTCGTGATGTACCTGGGACACAACGAGTTTTATGGCGCGCTCGGCGTTGGATCGACGCAGTCGTTGGGGCAGAGTCGAGGGCTTGTTCGTCTTTACTTACGTTTGCAGAAATTCCGCACGTTTATGCTGTTGCGGCGGTTGATCATGGCGGTGCGCCAAAGCTTGCAAACTAACACCAGCGCGCCGGCTGGCCAGCAAACGCTGATGGAAGGCATGGCGGCTGAAAAAACAATTCCATTCGAGAGTGAGATGTACCGGCGCGGCCTGGCGCAGTTTCGTGATAATCTCGCGGAAATTTTGGCCATTGCGCAACAGCAGCGCGTGCCGATAATCGTTGGCACGCTGGTGAGCAATATGCGCGACATGGCGCCGTTTGCGTCGGAAGCTGCGCCCGATTTGCCGGTCGAGCAAAAACGGCAATGGCAAAAACTCTTCGAGCAAGCCTGGCAATTGCAGCGCCAGCAAAATTATGCTGAGGCAAAACGTCTATTTCGGGTAGCGGCGGCACTCGACAGCGCCTCGGCGCTGCTGCATTTTCGTTTGGGGCAAACGCATGCAGCTTTGGGCGAAATCGATCCTGCAAGAATATCTTATGAAACAGCGCGTGATTTGGATTTGCTGCGCTTTCGCGCCCCGGGTGAATTCAACAAAATTATTCGAGAAATTTGCTCAACCTTCAGCGCGCCGGTGGTGGAAATGGAAGAGGCGTTCGCGCGCCAGTCGCCTCACGGCCTCATTGGCCATGAATTGATCAGCGAACATTTGCACCCGAATTTTGACGGCTATTTTTTAATGGCAAAAACCTTCGCGCAGGCCATACGGCAACATCAACAACTCGTGCCGGGCTTACAAGCGGTCGAGGGCGAATGTGATGATCAGTTTCTGCGCGATTATTCGGCCGTAACGCTGTTCGATCTGCAAATCGGCAATCGCAAGATTGAACGATTGACAAAACGCTGGCCGTTTCGCCGCGAACAATTCACGGTTCCGCCGGATTCATTGCAAGCGCCTGCTGTTGTCCGGCAATTGGTGGAGGAGTATCAAGCCAATCGCATTGCCTGGAATGCCGCGCATTTTCAGTTGGCGGAGGAGTATCAGCGGCAGGGAAAAGGAGAGGAGGCGTTGCGCGAGTATCGCGCGGTGATGAAAGTCGTGCCGGAAAATGACGCGGCATATACGCGCATGGCCGACCTGCTGCTGCAGCAGAATCGCTTTGCTGCTGCGGACTCATTGCTGCAAATTGCCATGAAATGGAATGAACAGTCGCCGTTTGTGCGGGCAAAATTGGGATTGGTCAATTTCATGCAACATCGTTTTGCCGCCGCTGCTGAACATTTTCAAACGGCGCTCAATCTGAACAACCTGCGCCAGGCCATGTCCGCGAATGATTTGGCCGCGGCGAATTATTATCTCGCCCTGTGCCGCGTGCAACTGGGCCAGCTTGAATTCGCGCAAGCGCATTTAGCGGAGGTATTGCGCAATCAACCGCAGCATGATGAAGCCAAACGCCTGCTCATGATGTTGCAAAAGGGGATTGAGGTGAAGCTGGAATTTTGA